A single Paenibacillus kribbensis DNA region contains:
- a CDS encoding WecB/TagA/CpsF family glycosyltransferase: protein MMKQLPQYRVGRIADAEIAALTFQETVHTLEQWAAGRKNSYVCICNTHSIVTAGNQPEFHEALARADLCTPDGMPLVWALKLYGFERQDRVDGPSLMLKLCERAPQTEVSVYFYGSTPDTLDSLMERMRQDYPGIRIAGSFSPPFRELQPDEEERIIHEINASGAHIIFVSLGCPKQEIWMYRNKDRVRGVMIGVGAAFDYITGKVRRPPLTIQRLGLEWLYRLICEPKRLWKRYAYNNPVYIYRFLKSYRQNKRLTLYHNRHTGRGIEK, encoded by the coding sequence ATGATGAAGCAGCTGCCTCAGTATAGAGTTGGAAGGATCGCGGACGCAGAGATTGCGGCGCTTACGTTTCAGGAGACGGTGCACACGCTGGAGCAATGGGCAGCCGGACGAAAGAATAGCTATGTCTGTATCTGCAACACGCATTCGATTGTCACGGCGGGGAATCAGCCTGAGTTCCACGAAGCACTCGCTCGTGCAGATTTATGTACTCCGGATGGCATGCCACTGGTATGGGCGCTTAAGCTGTACGGATTTGAGCGTCAGGATCGGGTGGATGGCCCCAGTCTGATGCTCAAGCTGTGCGAGCGTGCGCCACAGACGGAGGTGAGCGTATATTTTTACGGCAGTACGCCGGATACGCTGGATAGCTTAATGGAAAGGATGAGACAGGATTACCCTGGAATCCGCATCGCAGGCAGCTTTTCACCGCCATTTCGGGAGCTTCAGCCAGATGAGGAGGAGCGGATCATTCATGAAATCAATGCGTCAGGTGCGCATATCATATTCGTCAGCTTAGGCTGCCCGAAGCAGGAAATATGGATGTATCGCAACAAGGATCGCGTCAGGGGTGTGATGATTGGGGTAGGAGCGGCCTTTGACTATATTACCGGAAAGGTTCGCAGACCGCCGTTAACGATACAAAGACTGGGATTGGAGTGGCTGTACCGTCTGATCTGTGAGCCGAAGCGGTTGTGGAAGAGGTATGCCTATAACAATCCAGTGTATATCTATCGTTTTCTCAAATCCTATCGGCAAAACAAACGGCTCACGCTCTATCATAATCGGCACACGGGGAGAGGTATAGAGAAGTGA